The following are from one region of the Sandaracinus amylolyticus genome:
- a CDS encoding prepilin-type N-terminal cleavage/methylation domain-containing protein: protein MKIANKRKAGFTLIELMIVVAIIGILAAIAIPAFIGYIRRSKTSEAGGNLRNMFQGAASYYSREQWGTRAVQVTAGTGIASSSCIVGSAETANAPNAGKSVLDWQTEDDEFRDIGFQIADPIYYQYGITSAVPAGGTTACGRNASLPQYTFYAQGNLDGDTATSLFELAAGSNSDNNLMRAPGLYIVNEVE from the coding sequence ATGAAGATCGCGAACAAGCGGAAGGCCGGCTTCACCCTCATCGAGCTCATGATCGTCGTGGCGATCATCGGCATCCTGGCCGCGATCGCGATCCCGGCGTTCATCGGCTACATCCGGCGCTCGAAGACCTCGGAGGCCGGCGGCAACCTCCGGAACATGTTCCAGGGCGCGGCGAGCTATTACTCGCGCGAGCAGTGGGGCACGCGCGCGGTGCAGGTCACCGCGGGCACCGGCATCGCGTCGTCGTCGTGCATCGTCGGCAGCGCCGAGACCGCGAACGCGCCGAACGCCGGCAAGTCGGTGCTCGACTGGCAGACCGAGGACGATGAGTTCCGCGACATCGGCTTCCAGATCGCCGACCCGATCTACTACCAGTACGGCATCACCTCGGCCGTCCCCGCTGGCGGCACGACCGCGTGCGGCCGCAACGCGAGCCTGCCGCAGTACACGTTCTACGCGCAGGGCAACCTCGACGGCGATACCGCGACGAGCCTCTTCGAGCTCGCGGCGGGCTCGAACAGCGACAACAACCTGATGCGCGCCCCGGGCCTCTACATCGTCAACGAAGTGGAGTGA
- a CDS encoding type IV pilin protein, with the protein MPRERSKRRAGFTLMELMIVVTIVGVLAAIAIPAFGGYLQRARTAEAYQILGEIRQRQESYRVEFGQYANVPTWNPATYGSSSTANVWNNAATGWAQLGVSPDGPVRFRYRVRAGSPSDDSGVPGVGVNSFWFIAQAEGDLDSDGQTVGFETYNGWNRVFVSRGVDSSTPLAQGWE; encoded by the coding sequence ATGCCGCGAGAGAGGTCGAAGCGCCGCGCGGGCTTCACGTTGATGGAGCTGATGATCGTCGTGACGATCGTCGGTGTCCTGGCGGCGATCGCGATCCCGGCGTTCGGCGGCTATCTGCAGCGCGCGCGCACCGCCGAGGCTTATCAAATCCTCGGGGAAATCCGGCAGCGCCAGGAGTCCTACCGCGTCGAGTTCGGGCAGTACGCGAACGTCCCGACGTGGAATCCGGCGACCTACGGCAGCTCGAGCACCGCGAACGTCTGGAACAACGCCGCGACGGGCTGGGCGCAGCTCGGCGTCTCGCCCGACGGCCCGGTGCGATTCCGCTATCGAGTGCGCGCCGGCTCGCCCTCCGACGACTCCGGCGTACCCGGCGTCGGCGTGAATTCGTTCTGGTTCATCGCGCAGGCCGAGGGCGATCTCGACTCCGATGGCCAGACCGTCGGCTTCGAGACCTACAACGGGTGGAACCGCGTGTTCGTCTCGCGCGGCGTCGACAGCAGCACGCCCCTCGCGCAGGGCTGGGAATGA
- a CDS encoding type IV pilin protein, with protein sequence MRARRAGYSLVELLVVCAIVGILAAVAVPAFRSQMMRSRTTEAVEVLGAIRQAEESYYGVFSRYCGPLGWNPATYAAADHTQPFNVAATGWDQLGVDPDGPVRFRYQVNAGAPGTRPGANGQPVSGAGAGGIPGFNGSDHWYVSHAQADLDGDGATVVLEGYSISSRIYVSQGVGGSYLASGWE encoded by the coding sequence ATGAGGGCTCGTCGCGCGGGCTACTCGCTCGTCGAGCTGCTCGTCGTCTGTGCGATCGTCGGCATCCTCGCGGCGGTCGCGGTGCCGGCGTTCCGCAGCCAGATGATGCGGTCGCGCACCACCGAAGCGGTCGAGGTGCTCGGCGCGATCCGTCAGGCCGAGGAGTCGTATTACGGCGTGTTCAGCCGCTATTGCGGCCCGCTCGGCTGGAACCCCGCGACGTACGCCGCCGCCGATCACACGCAGCCCTTCAACGTGGCCGCGACGGGCTGGGACCAGCTCGGCGTCGATCCCGACGGCCCGGTGCGCTTCCGCTACCAGGTGAACGCAGGCGCGCCGGGCACGCGCCCGGGCGCGAACGGACAGCCGGTGAGCGGCGCGGGCGCGGGCGGGATCCCGGGCTTCAACGGCAGCGACCACTGGTACGTCAGCCACGCGCAGGCCGATCTCGATGGCGACGGCGCGACCGTGGTGCTCGAGGGCTACTCGATCAGCTCGCGCATCTACGTCTCGCAGGGAGTCGGCGGCAGCTACCTCGCGTCCGGCTGGGAGTGA
- a CDS encoding serine/threonine-protein kinase, with translation MKKPIPFGKYVLLERINVGGMAEVFKAKAFGVEGFERLVAVKRILPSIAEDQEFITMFIDEAKISVQLTHANIAQIFDLGKVGESYFIAMEFVHGKDLRAIFDRARKRGETTPVPMSCYIAMKICEGLDYAHNKKDAAGRDLNLVHRDVSPQNCLISYDGETKLIDFGIAKAAGKAGRTQAGILKGKFGYMSPEQVRGLPLDRRSDIFAVGIVLYELLTGERLFVGESDFSTLEKVRNVEIMPPSTYNRRIPEELEQIVLKALAKDVDDRYQTAMDLHDDLQSFMYTSGNFFSRKDLSAYMRKAFADEIAKESAREEEYRRMEADGSFGRTSSASSGGSGLEAFADLEPIEASQPSVQVPQHTHPPQLQAQAANVSAHQPPPGPRNQQKRTMTGMPAMQPPPPPPRLSGGPPPPPPPRSSTSGEMSAPPPPPPRSSTSQEMAAPVQSKAPAQGRAPGLDMDWDEEELSTQIYDKPDGIHGALMQDLPPATAPAPSSPTRPAVGGARPYAPAATPAPMGAPSPFDNLPPQPAQGPTIGPEPTAVTRKQPERRGGVSGALLGLAGMLVLGVLAAGTWFVFLRSQPGTITVTTTPGDPVVYLDGEVVQSSTSSPFVIANVEPGQHLVEVRKLGFETWATTVTVESAAQLQLPPVALVAVAGSTSPTSPAVAGIGGAQGGTTTVPGTAPAAAGTGFTLSTVPSGARVFVGDRELPQRTPVQVNDLQPGTYQIRVDNGTSYAPWLTQITLAEGQVMALPPAVLTLRTVSVELTSEPSGAQVTLVRGSEERRVGRTPVTTDVDVTGAGWRVEMELGGHRDYEADLVLPQGQANAVHMATLERIERSGGGGGVRIATPRRDPEAGGETSTGGGGAAESEERPAAGGNGTLMVNTRPWSQVFVDGRLIGNTPQTSISLPAGRHTLLLVNSEFNIRHTVQVQIRAGETERQIITLPVGGGG, from the coding sequence ATGAAGAAGCCCATCCCGTTCGGCAAGTACGTGCTCCTCGAGCGGATCAACGTCGGGGGCATGGCCGAGGTCTTCAAAGCGAAGGCCTTCGGCGTCGAGGGCTTCGAGCGGCTCGTCGCCGTGAAGCGAATCCTGCCCTCCATCGCCGAGGACCAGGAATTCATCACGATGTTCATCGACGAGGCGAAGATCAGCGTCCAGCTGACGCACGCGAACATCGCGCAGATCTTCGATCTCGGGAAAGTCGGCGAGTCCTACTTCATCGCGATGGAGTTCGTGCACGGCAAGGACCTGCGCGCGATCTTCGACCGGGCGCGCAAGCGTGGCGAGACCACGCCCGTCCCGATGTCCTGCTACATCGCGATGAAGATCTGCGAGGGCCTCGACTACGCGCACAACAAGAAGGACGCGGCGGGGCGCGATCTCAACCTCGTCCATCGCGACGTCAGCCCGCAGAACTGCCTGATCAGCTACGACGGCGAGACGAAGCTGATCGACTTCGGCATCGCGAAGGCCGCGGGCAAGGCAGGCCGCACCCAGGCCGGCATCCTCAAGGGCAAGTTCGGGTACATGTCGCCCGAGCAGGTGCGCGGCCTGCCGCTCGATCGGCGCAGCGACATCTTCGCGGTCGGCATCGTCCTCTACGAGCTGCTCACGGGTGAGCGCTTGTTCGTCGGCGAGAGCGACTTCTCGACGCTCGAGAAGGTCCGCAACGTCGAGATCATGCCGCCGTCGACCTACAACCGGCGGATCCCCGAAGAGCTCGAGCAGATCGTCCTCAAGGCGCTCGCGAAGGACGTCGACGATCGCTACCAGACCGCGATGGATCTGCATGACGACCTGCAGTCGTTCATGTACACGAGCGGCAACTTCTTCTCGCGCAAGGATCTGAGCGCGTACATGCGCAAGGCCTTCGCCGACGAGATCGCGAAGGAGAGCGCGCGCGAAGAGGAGTACCGGCGCATGGAGGCCGATGGATCGTTCGGCCGCACGTCGTCGGCGTCGAGCGGTGGCTCGGGCCTCGAGGCGTTCGCGGACCTCGAGCCGATCGAGGCGTCGCAGCCCTCGGTGCAGGTGCCGCAGCACACGCACCCGCCGCAGCTCCAGGCGCAGGCCGCGAACGTCAGCGCGCACCAGCCGCCGCCCGGCCCGCGCAACCAGCAGAAGCGCACGATGACGGGCATGCCGGCGATGCAGCCGCCGCCTCCGCCGCCGCGCCTCTCCGGTGGCCCGCCGCCTCCGCCGCCGCCGCGCTCGAGCACGAGCGGCGAGATGTCGGCGCCTCCGCCTCCGCCGCCGCGCTCGAGCACGAGCCAGGAGATGGCGGCGCCCGTGCAGAGCAAGGCGCCCGCGCAGGGCAGGGCGCCGGGCCTCGACATGGACTGGGACGAGGAAGAGCTCTCGACCCAGATCTACGACAAGCCCGACGGCATCCACGGCGCGCTGATGCAGGATCTGCCGCCCGCGACCGCGCCGGCGCCCTCGTCGCCCACGCGCCCCGCGGTCGGCGGTGCGCGTCCGTACGCGCCCGCTGCGACGCCGGCGCCGATGGGCGCGCCGTCGCCCTTCGACAACCTTCCGCCGCAGCCGGCGCAGGGACCGACGATCGGCCCCGAGCCCACCGCGGTCACGCGCAAGCAGCCCGAGCGTCGCGGCGGCGTGAGCGGCGCGCTGCTGGGCCTCGCGGGCATGCTCGTGCTCGGCGTCCTCGCCGCAGGCACGTGGTTCGTGTTCCTGCGCTCGCAGCCGGGCACGATCACGGTCACGACGACGCCCGGTGATCCCGTCGTCTATCTCGACGGCGAGGTCGTGCAGTCGTCGACGTCGAGCCCGTTCGTCATCGCGAACGTCGAGCCCGGCCAGCACCTCGTCGAGGTGCGCAAGCTCGGCTTCGAGACGTGGGCGACCACGGTGACGGTCGAGTCGGCGGCGCAGCTCCAGCTCCCGCCGGTCGCGCTCGTCGCGGTCGCGGGCAGCACGTCGCCGACGAGCCCCGCGGTCGCAGGGATCGGTGGTGCGCAGGGCGGGACGACGACGGTGCCGGGAACGGCTCCGGCGGCCGCGGGCACGGGCTTCACGCTGAGCACGGTGCCGTCGGGGGCGCGCGTGTTCGTGGGCGACCGCGAGCTGCCGCAGCGCACGCCGGTGCAGGTCAACGATCTGCAGCCGGGCACCTATCAGATCCGCGTCGACAACGGCACGAGCTACGCGCCGTGGCTCACCCAGATCACGCTGGCCGAGGGCCAGGTGATGGCGCTCCCGCCCGCGGTGCTGACGCTGCGCACCGTGAGCGTCGAGCTCACGTCGGAGCCCTCGGGCGCGCAGGTCACGCTGGTGCGCGGCAGCGAGGAGCGCCGCGTCGGCCGCACGCCGGTGACGACCGACGTCGACGTGACGGGCGCCGGATGGCGCGTCGAGATGGAGCTCGGCGGTCACCGCGACTACGAAGCGGACCTCGTGCTCCCGCAGGGCCAGGCGAACGCGGTGCACATGGCGACGCTCGAGCGCATCGAGCGCAGCGGTGGCGGCGGTGGAGTGCGCATCGCGACGCCGCGTCGTGATCCCGAGGCGGGCGGTGAGACCAGCACCGGCGGCGGTGGCGCGGCGGAGAGCGAGGAGCGTCCCGCGGCGGGCGGCAACGGCACGCTGATGGTCAACACGCGGCCGTGGTCGCAGGTGTTCGTGGACGGCCGCCTCATCGGCAACACGCCGCAGACGAGCATCTCGCTGCCCGCAGGGCGTCACACGCTCCTGCTCGTCAACTCCGAGTTCAACATCCGACACACCGTGCAGGTGCAGATCCGCGCCGGGGAGACCGAGCGCCAGATCATCACGCTGCCCGTGGGTGGCGGAGGCTGA
- a CDS encoding sigma-54 dependent transcriptional regulator, with protein sequence MTRPSRDNVRAMPARILVCDDEASLREMLGVLLRRAGYEAELVSDVTTARARLATGGPYDLVITDLALPDGTGMDVLAAARERDDALQVVVITAFGSTENAVQAMRLGAYDYIQKPFRNHELLVLLEKALEKRKLASENRVLRARVAEQEKPVPGLLGSSPAMRRVMDLVRRVAAARTSVLITGESGTGKEMVARALHQLGDRASNPFVVVNCGALPEALMESELFGHEKGAFTGATQRNEGLFRAAETGTLFLDEIGELAPALQVKLLRVLQERKVRPVGGQREIETDVRVVAATNRDLEKEVADGRFRSDLFYRLNVIRLQLPPLRERPEDVPALAEHFLQKHASLAGKTLRFTPAAMRWLAAHDYPGNVRELENVVERAVTLALGEEVTLDDLPEGGPQAGKVTTLPSADIAPGFDIDRWLGELEKGLLLRALEQTKGNQTAAARLLGTTFRSFRYRLRKFGLAEGDTSDDEK encoded by the coding sequence GTGACTCGGCCCTCGCGTGATAACGTGCGCGCGATGCCCGCGCGGATCCTCGTGTGCGACGACGAGGCCAGCCTCCGCGAGATGCTGGGCGTCCTGCTGCGCCGCGCCGGCTACGAGGCCGAGCTCGTGTCCGACGTGACCACCGCACGCGCACGCCTCGCGACCGGCGGCCCCTACGACCTCGTCATCACCGATCTCGCGCTGCCCGACGGCACCGGCATGGACGTGCTCGCCGCCGCGCGCGAGCGCGACGACGCGCTCCAGGTCGTCGTGATCACCGCGTTCGGCAGCACCGAGAACGCGGTGCAGGCCATGCGGCTCGGCGCGTACGACTACATCCAGAAGCCGTTCCGCAACCACGAGCTCCTGGTCCTGCTCGAGAAGGCCCTCGAGAAGCGCAAGCTCGCCTCCGAGAACCGCGTCCTGCGCGCGCGCGTCGCCGAGCAGGAGAAGCCGGTCCCCGGCCTGCTCGGCAGCTCCCCCGCGATGCGCCGCGTGATGGACCTCGTCCGCCGCGTCGCGGCCGCGCGCACCAGCGTGCTCATCACGGGCGAGAGCGGCACCGGCAAGGAGATGGTCGCGCGCGCGCTGCACCAGCTCGGCGATCGCGCGAGCAACCCCTTCGTCGTCGTCAACTGCGGCGCGCTCCCCGAGGCGCTCATGGAGAGCGAGCTCTTCGGGCACGAGAAGGGCGCCTTCACCGGCGCGACCCAGCGCAACGAGGGCCTCTTCCGCGCCGCGGAGACCGGCACCCTCTTCCTCGACGAGATCGGCGAGCTCGCCCCCGCGCTCCAGGTGAAGCTCCTGCGCGTCCTCCAGGAGCGGAAGGTCCGACCGGTCGGCGGTCAGCGCGAGATCGAGACCGACGTGCGCGTCGTCGCCGCGACGAACCGCGACCTCGAGAAAGAGGTCGCCGACGGCCGGTTCCGCAGCGACCTCTTCTACCGCCTCAACGTCATCCGCCTGCAGCTCCCGCCGCTCCGCGAGCGCCCCGAGGACGTCCCCGCGCTCGCCGAGCACTTCCTCCAGAAGCACGCCTCGCTCGCCGGGAAGACGCTCCGCTTCACCCCGGCCGCGATGCGCTGGCTCGCCGCCCACGACTACCCGGGCAACGTCCGCGAGCTCGAGAACGTCGTCGAGCGCGCCGTCACGCTCGCGCTCGGCGAGGAGGTGACCCTCGACGACCTCCCCGAGGGCGGCCCCCAAGCGGGCAAGGTGACCACCCTCCCCTCGGCCGACATCGCGCCCGGCTTCGACATCGATCGCTGGCTCGGCGAGCTCGAGAAGGGCCTGCTGCTGCGCGCCCTCGAGCAGACGAAAGGCAACCAGACCGCCGCAGCGCGCCTGCTCGGCACCACCTTTCGTTCCTTTCGCTACCGACTGCGCAAGTTCGGGCTCGCCGAGGGCGACACCAGCGACGACGAGAAGTGA